The Phaseolus vulgaris cultivar G19833 chromosome 10, P. vulgaris v2.0, whole genome shotgun sequence DNA window ATTATGACTTGAGAGTATAATTTGCTTTctcaattttattatgatttttatttttatataattttttactttgttAGTTGATGCAATGAAATATAGCTGAGTTGAGTCAAATTGACTGTGATTCTTCTGTGAAAAACATGAAACAGATATAATAGCCATTGACATGCTTTTTAAACTGATCGGTAATTGTATCTGACTTTATCATACATTGTCACGAATGACACAATTAGAAATATCAATGATGTTTCCGTtgataattgaaaataatatcgAAAATCGAACTAAAACTTCACTAACATTTTCAATCACAAAgtaaagaaacaaaattaactaTTTCATTTTAAACAATTTATGATGACAAAATACTCATATATGAGATTAAGCAATTCATGTAAAGcacattaaaataatttatcctTGCTCCAAAATCTTGTATCCAGATATGAACACCATCAGAATAGTGAACTATCACGTTATGCGACGCATTGATACATGTACTTCTACAGAAAACATTAAACTAATCGATGATTTAATGTTACGGCAGCAGATGTTTCAACAAATCGATGATTAACAACACATTTATAGGCTACAATGACTGCCATGAATTTCTACAAATACAAATGCTGGGTTTCAATGGGAGTCATAAAATGACGAATCTTCCAATTTAAAACAGTAACATTTTTCGTTAAATACTGTGTCAAAGCACTCAAATTTATGAGATGCCACCTAATCCAACCCTCAATGTGGGCAATAGatctttccaatttcaccaccTAATTCTCCAAAACGTCATCAGTTGGGCACTGCAGAAAACAAAAAGAAGTTAATTATTCAACTCAACCTGTTCTCAGTTTCAAGTGTCAAATAGTGTATTTACTATGTATATGCAATCATCATACATCCTAGTTCTGATGAACCTTTTGCAGCTACTCAAATTTGATTGAAGACACTAACTACTAGAGCAATAGGAAAACAATCTTACTATATGTCGAAGTGTCAATTTGTTCAGGAAGCTCCTTAATATCAACTTCAAACCTAGATTGCACCTGAAATCAGCattcataattttgttaatagaAAGCACCTTTATGCAGAAAAGACGCCTTGGCTCCTACAATTTCTTAATGTCTGTAACAAAATATACACTACTGCATCTCAATGAAATGGGGCCTTGACCTGATTAAGAACTTCAGAGTCGGCAGTGGAGGAGACAAAAGTAATTGCAAGCCCCTTCGTGCCAAATCTACCAGCTCTTCCCACCTATAAATTCATGGCTTTAGTGATGGAGGTAAAGAGGTGAAAGAGAGGAAAAGAAGAGTGCAAAATAGTAATACAAGAAGCAACATTATATTGTGTCTTTCAGGTGTTTTAACAATTATGGGgtctattttttttcaaatctttctatatacaatatataataaaataagattataataataatttataatttatatccATTCCTCTTCAACCAAACAAACTTCATTTTTATTCTCTCTATTTCTTTCCTCTCTACTAAATGAACacaaaagaaataaatctaATGGATCCAGCATTTACCCTGTGCAAGTAAGTATCAGCAGAATCAGGCATGTCATAATTAATAACTATATTAACGCGTTCTATGTCAATCCCCCTCCCTACTAAGTCAGTTGCCACGAGAATCCTTTGCTTCCCTTCCTTGAAGCCTTTGTATCGTTTCAATCTGAAATAGGTAAATGTGTTAAAACGAAAAGGGAGACTGCAATTATAGATAAGAGTTCACATCTGTGCAAATGAATGGAGTTGAAATGCTTAATCAATCAGTCTACCCTACTTTGAATAGAAGCTTCAGAGACACAGACCTTGAGAATCTAAAAGCCCAAAAGTCTAAGCATATGAAAAATCAGCTTAGAgcattaaaaatacattaagaCTGCACATGCcatcaatttcaaaagaaattgTATATACCTCTCTTCCTGTGACATCCCAGAATGTATGCAGATGGATGGGAAGTTACATTCCACGAGCAATTTGTTCAACTCTGCAGCTCTGCTAACACTCTTGACAAAAATAACTACTTGGTTGAAGTCCAGAGCATCAAGAAGATCATTTAACTTCCGGTTCTTCTCCGTCTCTTGCAATTTGATGTAGTGCTGAAAAAGGTGACAAATTGAGTAGAATAAAGCTAGAAAACAGAATTTCAATAAAAACTCAATTATCAACGAGGGGAGTGAAAAATGTTAACAAAACATACCTGGACAAGACCATGAAGCGTCAACTTGGCCTCATCATCCACATAGATTTCCATAGGctgaaaagaaaatatgttgATATTAATCATCATTGAAAACAAATATATGGATGtaagttattttcatttatttataaaacagAACAAATGCAATTACATTTAAACAAGAATAagctttcaaaataaaaaataaaacaacataaactAACAAAAATGCTTCATAATATAATAATCTTCATGAAATTTCTAAGAAAAGAGCACCGGTGCTACACCAAAGTAAATGATACAAGGAACTATTAAACCATCCTACCATATAAGGTAAAATAAATCCCCAAATAAAAAGAACATTACATCTTGCATAAATTTCTTGCAAACGGGTCGAATCTCTTTACTAAGTGTAGCTGAAAACATCATCACTTGTTTATCATGAGGGGTCAATTTGAAAATCTCTTGGACATCTCTTCTCATATCTGTGAAAGTATTACAGAAGAAATAAGAAAAGCATAACAAGATATCGCAGATTGCAAATGCATAGCCAGAAACACAAATTTACAGAGGGAGAAAGAGACCAAGTGATTCAAGCATCTTGTCGCACTCATCAAGTATAAAATGCCTCACGTTCTTTAAACCAAGGTCCTTATCTCTAGCCAGAGCAAGAATCCTCCCAGGAGTTCCAACAACAATATGAGGACATTCATTCTTGAGCAATTCTTTGTGAACCTTGATATTGACGCCACCATAGAAAACAGCAGCCTTTATATCAGAAAGATATGTGCTGAATCTCTCAAATTCATGGCAAATCTGGACAGATAAAAGCTTTGTTAATTATATACACATGCATGTGTTAATCAATTTTCGGAAATACAAGAGACACCTTTATGCATATACAGACGAAAGATTAGGAAACAAATTGCTCTAGTAGCCAAGATACATTAATCCACATGAATGCAGACATACCTGATAAGCTAGTTCTCTTGTGTGGCAAAGAACAAGAGCTGCAACTTGACCAGGAACAGGATCAACTTGCTGAAGTGTAGAAAGAACAAAAACAGCAGTCTTTCCCATCCCAGATTTTGCTTGACAAATGACATCCATTCCTAAGATTGCTTGAGGGATGCATTCATGTTGCACTAATGAAGAAGCAAACAAAATTGTAGTGGACGAATCCTCAGTAAGTATATATGATCTGCCAGATCCTTTTAATGTAAAGGTTTACCAACCAATTTTCGTGACGAATAATATGCTAGTAGTGATTACCTGGTACATGAAAAGAAAATAGATTAgagaataaaataagaaaattctaATAATGTAAGAAAACCAAAAAAGTAAGAGACAATCCAGCAAGAAATATTTCAAGAGaggaaatataaaataataaataatgtgtCCAGATTATCTTATTTTAAGCCCAACAAAGCTTTTTTGGTAAATTCCTGTATAATAAAAGGTTTTGAAAGGGAAAAATATCTATATTCACAAGCATTCTCTCTCAAACACACAGTGATCAATAGATCCCCTCTTAATAAAAAGTATATCTTAAAGAAACTATTTAAATCTTAGCCACCGGAATTCAACATAATGTAAATTTTACTGATAAAAGCAACAGAAAATACAAAACATCAAGATCATTAGCATTGGCAAATGGCAATGAAATCACTTAAGAGCACAGAAAAGCAGGTCATACAGCATTACTAGAAAGAACATTACAAAATCCaagccatcatgaaaatttTGTAGAAATTGTGTGATTATCCTCCTATATTAAACTCAAACAAATAAAGTTTATGCTAAATCTTGCCTTCTGAAGGATGCTCAAATCCTGAATCTACAATGGCTCGCAGAAGCTCTGGCTTCAACAGGAAGTCTCTAAAACCCGAACTATGGATGCCAACATAACCCCTGCATCACAAAAGCAATATATACACAAAATCAGGAGGTGTAACATTAAAGTTTGGCTTCAAAACCTAAGCaataatttttatacaaatGAAACAATGCACCAATATGTCACAAAAACCCTAACATAGCTTCAATATAGGATCGCGTGTGTAAATTGCAGCTTATTATCTATCCTGAATTTACATTTTCAATATCTATGAACTCTACTCCACAAAACATAATTTGACAACTGTGACTATTCCTTACAACATACACATGTACATACAATAACTTGCTCGCTAGCCAACACCAGGcaaataaatcattttaaaaataaaataaagaaataattaaatccACATTCACGCTGCATCAGGTAGTATGAATCGATACTAGCAGaagcaaataaaaaacacagcTACTTCCATCACTTTCAATCGTGGAAcagcaaaacaaaacaaaacaagaatcaaaacaaaaatcagAGAAAATGACATGTTTTCAGTTTCATAATAAAACAAGTGGATAAGAGAAAGAGGAGAGACTAACTTCTTGCCAGATTCGGCAGGCTTGGCAGAATCGGGAGCTTTCTCGTCTTCTTCTTCGTAATCGAGGAGCTCTTCCTCGTAAGTCTCGGTGTCCTTCAATTCTCCCATCCTGATTCCGTCGGTTAGGATTAGCTTTTCAGATTCAGTTTGAGAGATTGAGACGGAGAAAATCGAATTCAATTTGTcgcagagagaaagagagagttGATAGAAGCTGACCTTTGAAGACGCAACGGAAAGAGTTGTTGAGAATGAGATTAAAAATAAACTCTAGATCTGGCTCTGGTTCTGGGTTTTAGGAGAGAGAGTAACAGCGAGTGGAGCAGGAACGAGAAGATATAGCGTGTGCTACTGTAGAATAGTCCGAAAAGCCCTTTCCCTTCCCTTTCAACTGTCCTTGACAATACCACTAATGGAAAGAAAGATTAACTGTGCAAcacaaaaaccattttttttcacataaatattaattttatagtaaAACAGTCGTACAaagaatttaataaatattatttatgaaccaattatattcaaaattttaaaaaaaaaaactctttaatttatactttaaaactttctctttttaaattttcataatttttttattttagttttataaaatatttgtttatagaTAAAATAGGGGAAATAAATGTAATCTTGTTAAAAACACACA harbors:
- the LOC137818211 gene encoding DEAD-box ATP-dependent RNA helicase 15 isoform X1, which gives rise to MGELKDTETYEEELLDYEEEDEKAPDSAKPAESGKKGYVGIHSSGFRDFLLKPELLRAIVDSGFEHPSEVQHECIPQAILGMDVICQAKSGMGKTAVFVLSTLQQVDPVPGQVAALVLCHTRELAYQICHEFERFSTYLSDIKAAVFYGGVNIKVHKELLKNECPHIVVGTPGRILALARDKDLGLKNVRHFILDECDKMLESLDMRRDVQEIFKLTPHDKQVMMFSATLSKEIRPVCKKFMQDPMEIYVDDEAKLTLHGLVQHYIKLQETEKNRKLNDLLDALDFNQVVIFVKSVSRAAELNKLLVECNFPSICIHSGMSQEERLKRYKGFKEGKQRILVATDLVGRGIDIERVNIVINYDMPDSADTYLHRVGRAGRFGTKGLAITFVSSTADSEVLNQVQSRFEVDIKELPEQIDTSTYMPN
- the LOC137818211 gene encoding DEAD-box ATP-dependent RNA helicase 15 isoform X2, yielding MDVICQAKSGMGKTAVFVLSTLQQVDPVPGQVAALVLCHTRELAYQICHEFERFSTYLSDIKAAVFYGGVNIKVHKELLKNECPHIVVGTPGRILALARDKDLGLKNVRHFILDECDKMLESLDMRRDVQEIFKLTPHDKQVMMFSATLSKEIRPVCKKFMQDPMEIYVDDEAKLTLHGLVQHYIKLQETEKNRKLNDLLDALDFNQVVIFVKSVSRAAELNKLLVECNFPSICIHSGMSQEERLKRYKGFKEGKQRILVATDLVGRGIDIERVNIVINYDMPDSADTYLHRVGRAGRFGTKGLAITFVSSTADSEVLNQVQSRFEVDIKELPEQIDTSTYMPN